TCGAGGAACTCGCCAAGAAAGATCTGACTTACCAGCATGAGGGGGCTCTCTGGTTCCGATCGAGCCGCTTCGGAGACGAAAAGGACCGGGTGCTCGTGCGCAGCTCCGGAGAAGTGACCTATTTTGCCTCGGACGTGGCCTACCACTGGGACAAGGTCAAACGGGGCTTCGAGATGATGGTCGATATATGGGGAGCGGATCACCACGGTTACGTGCCCCGGATCAAAGCCGTGATGGAAGCTTTGGAGCCCAACGGATCGGAGCGGCTTCAGGTGATTCTCGTGCAACTGGTGAACCTGCTGCGAGGCGGCCGGCCGGTTTCCATGAGCACCCGGGCCGGCACGTTCGTCACCCTCCGGGAAGTCATGGATGAAGTCGGCCCGGATGCGGCCCGTTTCATCTTCCTCACGCGCCGCGGTGACAGCGCCCTGGATTTCGACCTCGAGGTGGCCAAAGCGCAAACCAACGACAACCCCGTGTTCTACGTGCAATACGCCCACGCCCGCATTTGCAGCGTGCTGGCCATGGCCGGGGAACGGGACATCGCCCTCCGGCCCCTCGATACGGTGGACCTGAACCTGCTCACCGAAAAAGAGGAGATGCAGATCATCAAGCGGATGAACGCTTTTCCCGAACTGGTTCAGACATCGGCTGCGAGTCTCGAAACCCATCGGTTGACGTACTATCTGACCGAACTGGTGAGCGACTTCCATCGCTTCTACAAGGATCATCGAATTATCGGAGACGACCCCGAACTTTCACAAGCCAGGCTACATTTCATTACTTCCATTCGTACGGTTATTCGGAACGGACTGCGCCTCCTCGGAGTCACCGCCCCTGAGCGGATGTAATCTAAACACATGGTGGGCTCTCCAAAGAACATAGGCACTTCGGTTTTCCGGCCCTCCCTGTTTCGGGTGGTGCTCTGGGTCCTGATCTTTCTCGTCTGGTCAAGTTGGATGTTCATGCTCGGCATCATGGCGGGCCAGGGAATGATCCCCGATTCCCTAAAACTGAAAAACGTGGTTGCCGCCCTGCAGGGGATCAAATCCGAGACTAAAGAGCCGCCCAAGACGGAGCATCCGGAAGATGCTGAACTGGACGACCCCAAATTCGGCTTTTTCGATGACCTGACGGCTCCTGCGAGCGCCCCGGACGACCCGCCCGCTCCGAACGAAGATAAAGCCCCCGCGGTTCGATACACGGTGCAACTGGCTTCTCTCGAGAACCAGGAGAATGCGGAGGCCTTCATCCTGCGGATCCAAAAAAAAGGCGTCTCGGGCGCTTCTCACCGGGTCGAGTCCGTTAATGGAGCCTGGTACGTGGTGCGCAGCGGTGAATTCGACTCCCTTGCGGAAGCGGAAAGTTTCGCACTGGACATCACGAGGCGGCTGAAGTTCAAGCCGTTGGTGACCAAACTCCCGGAGTGAGTTTTTCCGACCATGGCCGGGGCGAGGCTCCGAGCCCTCTTCTGGAATCTACGCCTTCATCCCTTGAATACCTTCGCCTGCATAGACTCCACCCGGCGTCTTTCCCTGGGCAGGGCCGTATGCAATACGCCGCTACCCGGCATACCACCTTCTTATGTAGGACGTTTAGCAGCCCCCGTCCTTCGATCTCCAAAATCGCGACTCAATTCTGTATCATGATACAGTTTCGTACCAGTTCTGTTCTGCGACTCCCGCACCCCCTTCTCTTCCTTTTTTAAAAAAACAGCGTAATATCAATCTACTACAAAGACATCGATGCATTGGCACTCTTATTGCCCTACTCGGCTAAAGGCGTATGCCGAACATTACCCTTTTGTAGGAGGACAAGTAAATGAATTCCGGCGACACTTCATTCATGCTTTTAGCCAGCGCATTGGTCATGTTCATGACCCCCGGTCTGGCCCTGTTCTACGGAGGACTCGTTCGAGCGAAGAACGTCCTCGCAACCATGATGCAGAGCTTCATCTGCCTGGGGCTGGTTTCCCTGGTCTGGGTCGTTTACGGTTATACTCTGGCCTTCGGACCCGACGCGGGCGGCATTATCGGAACCCTGAAGTATATTGGCCTCAGGGGCGTAACGCTGCAGCCGGGACCGTACTCGAGCACCATTCCCGATCTGCTGTTCTGTTCGTTTCAACTGATGTTCGCTGTGATCACTCCCGCCCTGATCACCGGAGCGTTCGCGGAGCGAATGAAATTTTCCGCCTTTGTATGGTTTACCATACTCTGGAGTACCCTGGTCTATTCCCCCGTGTGCCACTGGGTATGGGGAGGCGGGTGGATCGGAAAACTCGGAGCGCTGGATTTCGCAGGTGGCACCGTCATTCACATCAACTCCGGGGTGGCGGCCCTGGCCGCGGCCCTGATCATCGGCCGGCGCAAGGGATGGCGTAAGGAGCCCATACTTCCCCACAACCTGCCCACCTCCATTCTGGGCGCGGGTATTCTGTGGTTCGGATGGTTCGGATTCAACGCGGGAAGCGCCATCGCCGCCGGTGAGCTGGCCACGCTGGCTTTCTTCAACACCCAGGTGGCTTCCGGTGCGGCGGCCGTCTCGTGGATCACGGCCGAACGGTTGGCCCGCGGAAAGGCGACCACCTTGGGGGCCGTATCCGGTGCCGTGGCCGGGTTGGTGGCCATTACGCCCGCCGCGGGTTTTGTGGGCCCCATCTCCGCGGTTGTAATCGGGCTCGTAGCCGGTATAGTATGTTATATGTTCGTACTGGTGAAAGAACGAGCGGGTTACGACGACGCGCTCGACGTGGTCGCCATACACGGTTTCGGCGGCTTCTGGGGGGCCTTGGCTACGGGTCTGTTCGCGTCCACCGCAGTGAACCCGAATGCAGCCAATGGTCTTTTCTTCGGAAATCCGGGACAGTTTGTAACCCAGTTCATAGCCGCCGCAGCGGTTATGGTATACTCGTTCGTAGTTTCGGGTGTCCTTCTCAAAATCATAGACAAAACCGTGGGGCTGCGGGTACGTGAAGAAAGTGAGATGACGGGCCTCGATCTGACCGAACACAGTGAAACCGGATACACCTTCGGATAGAAGAGCGCATTCCGACATCGATCCATGCATATCCCAAGCTGGAACCAAAGGAGCGTCGAATGAAAAAAATTGAAGCTATTATCAAACCCTTCAAACTCGAAGAGGTGAAAGATGCCCTAAACCAACTCGGCGTCCAGGGCATGACCGTTTCCGAAGTCAAAGGTTTCGGACGGCAAAAAGGACACAAGGAGATTTACCGGGGCGCCGAGTACGTCGTCGAATTCGTACCCAAAGTGAAACTCGAGATCGCCGTGCCTGCCGACATGGCTGATAAGGTCGTGGAAACCATCATGACGTCCGCCAGGACCGGCAAGATCGGCGACGGCAAAATCTTCGTCACCTCTTTGGAAAGCGCAGTGCGTATACGAACCGGAGAAACGGGCCGCGAAGCCCTCTGACACAAACGGAACCGATTTCACTTAACGAGGGAAACGATAGACAGTTTCCCTCACAAACCTTTAAACGTTCCAAGCATGGCCGCCCCGCCCTCGGCGGAGCGGTCGAGGGGGTGGGAAAGGTCCGGTTCTCCCGGCTTCGCCTCCGGAAAGGTTCCGAGCCGGGGTCTGCCGGCCGGCGCCGGCAGGGAAGCGCCGGAGAATTCCTCTCCAGTGATTTCGGAATCTTCCCCCCCGTGCGTGAATGATCTTAACGAGTCCACGTATGCACGAAATCATGAACGCCCAAACCCAACCGAAAACCACATTGGACGATGCTCCCGGGAGCGGGAAATTGGCGACTTTTCCCGGCTGGCGGGAAGTGCGTTCCAGAACCCGGACGACCGACGAACGCATCGGCGATCTGTATCGCGGCAAACTCGGCGAGCGTTCCAAAGGGGTGGCCCTCCTCGCGCTGGGAGGATACGGCAGGCGCGAGCTGTGTCCTCACTCCGACATCGACCTGATGTTCCTGATCGATAAAAAGCTTTCTGAAAGCAAAGTCAGGGACGCCATTGCCGAGGTCGTTTACCCGCTCTGGGACGACAAGCTCGATATATCCTACAGCGTGAGAACGCCGAAACAGGCCCTGATCGACGCCAAAGACGATTTCCTGTTGCTGACCGCCTTGCTCGACGCCCGCCTGCTGTGCGGTGATGAAGAAAGTTACCGGGATTGGAAGGCGCGATTTAATAAAGACATCCTCGTGGGCCGCCGCAAGCAGATCGTCGAAAACCTGGTCTCGCACGGCGCCCTCAGGCACAAGCAGTGCGGAGACGATACTTACAGTCTGGAGCCGGACATCAAAGAGGGCCAGGGAGGCCTCAGAGATTACCACACCATGCTCTGGACCGCGAAGGCCCTCGCCGGCGAAACCGACGTTTCCCGCATCCGGATCGACGAAATGTTCGGGAATCGGGATCGGGCGGAACTGGAAGAAGCCATCAATTTCTTATTGTACGCGCGCTGTGTCCTGCACGCTCTGTCCAAACGCAAGAACGACCGGCTGCGTTTTGAATATCTGGGAGCTCTGGCCGACACCCTGGGTTTCAGAGGGGAATCGCTCGAGCGGACCATTGAAAGCTTCATGCTCGAGTTTCACCACCAGGTGTTCTGTATCAAGGTTCAGAACGAAGCTTTCCTCGATCGGGCCAAAGACAAGCTGAGTATTTTCAGGGACGGCGCCCGATTTCGAATCGATCCGTCTTTCGAGGTCCTGAGCGGGCGCGTGGCTTTCTCGAGCCCCGAGTCCCTACC
This is a stretch of genomic DNA from Deltaproteobacteria bacterium. It encodes these proteins:
- a CDS encoding ammonium transporter, whose protein sequence is MNSGDTSFMLLASALVMFMTPGLALFYGGLVRAKNVLATMMQSFICLGLVSLVWVVYGYTLAFGPDAGGIIGTLKYIGLRGVTLQPGPYSSTIPDLLFCSFQLMFAVITPALITGAFAERMKFSAFVWFTILWSTLVYSPVCHWVWGGGWIGKLGALDFAGGTVIHINSGVAALAAALIIGRRKGWRKEPILPHNLPTSILGAGILWFGWFGFNAGSAIAAGELATLAFFNTQVASGAAAVSWITAERLARGKATTLGAVSGAVAGLVAITPAAGFVGPISAVVIGLVAGIVCYMFVLVKERAGYDDALDVVAIHGFGGFWGALATGLFASTAVNPNAANGLFFGNPGQFVTQFIAAAAVMVYSFVVSGVLLKIIDKTVGLRVREESEMTGLDLTEHSETGYTFG
- a CDS encoding P-II family nitrogen regulator, which produces MKKIEAIIKPFKLEEVKDALNQLGVQGMTVSEVKGFGRQKGHKEIYRGAEYVVEFVPKVKLEIAVPADMADKVVETIMTSARTGKIGDGKIFVTSLESAVRIRTGETGREAL
- a CDS encoding arginine--tRNA ligase — its product is MVLKDELKQLLDKTLLRLIASGALKPTEIPNYKIETPKSDQHGDLATNLAMVLASSQKSSPRNIAQAVLDGFEDAGGLVENSEIAGPGFINFTIADARWREIIRTVEEEGDRFGSSDLGRGKKVQVEFVSANPTGPLHVGHGRGAALGDVLANLLKATGHDVQREYYINDAGTQMETLGRSVLLRMKQQAGLKIDYPEKCYQGDYIGEIAREFSSKRPLTSFSTDEEAVAACFAYAADKILQGIQDDLKDFGVVFDRWFSEKTLKSENRLEEIFEELAKKDLTYQHEGALWFRSSRFGDEKDRVLVRSSGEVTYFASDVAYHWDKVKRGFEMMVDIWGADHHGYVPRIKAVMEALEPNGSERLQVILVQLVNLLRGGRPVSMSTRAGTFVTLREVMDEVGPDAARFIFLTRRGDSALDFDLEVAKAQTNDNPVFYVQYAHARICSVLAMAGERDIALRPLDTVDLNLLTEKEEMQIIKRMNAFPELVQTSAASLETHRLTYYLTELVSDFHRFYKDHRIIGDDPELSQARLHFITSIRTVIRNGLRLLGVTAPERM
- a CDS encoding SPOR domain-containing protein, producing MVGSPKNIGTSVFRPSLFRVVLWVLIFLVWSSWMFMLGIMAGQGMIPDSLKLKNVVAALQGIKSETKEPPKTEHPEDAELDDPKFGFFDDLTAPASAPDDPPAPNEDKAPAVRYTVQLASLENQENAEAFILRIQKKGVSGASHRVESVNGAWYVVRSGEFDSLAEAESFALDITRRLKFKPLVTKLPE